A genomic region of Candidatus Pseudomonas phytovorans contains the following coding sequences:
- a CDS encoding SDR family NAD(P)-dependent oxidoreductase, with protein MHISLNGKRAIVSGSTAGIGLAIAIGLAEAGAEVVLNGRTQARVDEALKAVRERLPQARIIGIAADLGSKDGAQKLFDQVPHADILVNNLGIFEPKPFFEIEDEDWQRFFDVNVLSAVRLSRHYAQGMAERNWGRVVFLSSESALQIPTEMVHYGMTKTALLAVSRGLAETLAGTGVTVNAVLPGPTRSEGVGDFFAKLAQEQGVSTDELEANFLAEHRPTSLIKRLATVEEVANMVVYLASMQASATTGAALRVDGGVLRSIA; from the coding sequence ATGCATATTTCCTTGAACGGCAAGCGCGCCATCGTCAGCGGCTCTACCGCCGGCATTGGCCTGGCCATCGCCATCGGCCTGGCCGAGGCGGGCGCCGAAGTGGTTCTCAACGGTCGCACCCAGGCCCGCGTCGACGAAGCTCTCAAGGCCGTGCGCGAACGCCTGCCCCAGGCGCGCATCATCGGCATTGCCGCCGACCTCGGCAGCAAGGACGGTGCGCAGAAACTCTTCGATCAAGTGCCGCACGCCGACATCCTGGTCAACAACCTGGGCATCTTCGAGCCCAAGCCGTTCTTCGAGATCGAGGATGAGGACTGGCAACGGTTCTTCGACGTCAACGTACTCAGCGCTGTGCGCCTGTCGCGTCATTACGCTCAGGGTATGGCCGAGCGCAACTGGGGGCGGGTGGTGTTCCTGTCCAGCGAGTCGGCGTTGCAGATCCCGACCGAAATGGTTCACTACGGCATGACCAAGACTGCATTGCTGGCGGTGTCGCGTGGGCTGGCTGAAACCCTGGCGGGAACCGGGGTGACGGTTAATGCCGTGTTGCCGGGGCCTACGCGCTCGGAGGGTGTGGGCGACTTCTTTGCCAAGCTGGCGCAGGAGCAGGGGGTGTCGACTGATGAACTGGAAGCCAATTTCCTGGCTGAGCACCGGCCGACATCGCTGATCAAGCGGCTGGCGACGGTGGAAGAAGTGGCCAACATGGTGGTGTACCTGGCTTCGATGCAGGCCAGCGCCACTACCGGGGCTGCTTTGCGGGTGGATGGCGGGGTACTGCGCTCCATTGCTTGA
- a CDS encoding efflux transporter outer membrane subunit translates to MKPALRLSPLVLTVLLTGCTMGPDFLRPGSQAPQQWAPLQGEAAASQPQAEPLELRWWETFHDAQLSALIQRVAERNLDLQMASARLLQSRALRSTVAADEMPSVDVNAGYSRARNSAEGLSDPSGKAGKEAYNLWQGDLVAGWELDLWGRVRRQVEAADATVEVAENDRRGVLLALLSETAGNYIQLRAVQHTIEVTQDNLKVARHSLKLSENRQAEGVATRLDVAQASAQVASIESRLPSLEARRDDLINALSLLAAEPPRSLQAQLLQGGELPAPQQKFAIGLPSELAERRPDIRQAEARLHAATASIGVAKADFYPSIRLSGSMGFQAMQLSDFGGWDSRRFAFGPQLSLPIFEGGRLKGTLDLREAQQQEAALNYRKVVLGAWHEIDDVLRLYNASQLRRDHLAEAVRQNRIALETAQRQYVEGAVDFLNVLTVQSALLASEEQWIDSSAAVSQALVGLYKALGGGWQAFDEQPQNSHS, encoded by the coding sequence ATGAAACCGGCATTACGCTTGAGCCCACTGGTGCTGACCGTGTTGCTGACCGGCTGCACCATGGGCCCGGACTTCCTGCGCCCAGGCAGCCAGGCACCGCAGCAGTGGGCGCCGTTGCAAGGCGAGGCGGCGGCCAGCCAGCCGCAGGCCGAACCGCTGGAACTGCGCTGGTGGGAAACCTTTCATGACGCACAGCTCAGTGCCTTGATCCAGCGCGTTGCCGAGCGCAACCTCGACCTGCAGATGGCCAGCGCCCGTTTGCTGCAAAGCCGCGCCCTGCGCAGTACCGTGGCCGCCGATGAAATGCCGTCGGTGGATGTAAACGCCGGTTACAGCCGCGCCCGCAATAGCGCCGAAGGCCTGAGCGACCCGTCTGGCAAAGCGGGCAAAGAGGCGTACAACCTCTGGCAAGGCGACCTTGTCGCCGGTTGGGAGCTGGACCTGTGGGGCCGCGTACGGCGCCAGGTCGAAGCGGCCGACGCCACTGTCGAAGTGGCCGAGAACGACCGCCGCGGGGTGCTGTTGGCGCTGCTTTCGGAAACCGCCGGCAACTATATCCAGCTGCGCGCGGTGCAGCACACGATCGAGGTGACGCAGGACAACCTGAAGGTCGCGAGGCACAGCCTGAAGCTGTCTGAAAATCGCCAGGCCGAAGGCGTTGCCACCCGCCTGGATGTAGCCCAGGCCAGCGCCCAGGTCGCTTCGATCGAATCGCGCCTGCCAAGCCTGGAAGCCCGACGCGATGACCTGATCAACGCCCTCAGCCTGCTCGCTGCCGAGCCACCGCGCAGCCTGCAAGCCCAATTGCTGCAAGGCGGCGAGCTGCCAGCGCCGCAGCAGAAATTCGCCATCGGCCTGCCGTCCGAACTGGCCGAGCGCCGCCCGGACATCCGCCAGGCCGAGGCCCGCCTGCATGCCGCCACCGCCAGCATTGGCGTGGCCAAGGCCGACTTCTACCCAAGCATCCGGCTGTCGGGAAGTATGGGGTTTCAGGCCATGCAACTGTCCGATTTTGGCGGCTGGGATTCGCGCCGCTTCGCCTTTGGGCCGCAGCTGTCGCTGCCGATCTTCGAGGGTGGCCGGCTCAAGGGCACCCTGGATCTGCGCGAGGCGCAACAACAGGAGGCGGCGCTGAACTACCGCAAAGTGGTGCTGGGGGCCTGGCATGAAATTGACGATGTGCTACGCCTGTACAACGCCAGCCAGTTGCGGCGTGACCACCTGGCCGAGGCGGTGCGGCAGAACCGCATCGCCCTGGAGACCGCCCAGCGCCAGTATGTGGAAGGGGCGGTGGACTTTCTCAATGTGCTGACGGTGCAAAGTGCCTTGCTGGCTAGCGAGGAGCAGTGGATCGACAGCTCGGCCGCTGTGTCGCAGGCGCTGGTGGGGCTGTACAAGGCCCTGGGTGGTGGCTGGCAGGCATTCGATGAGCAGCCGCAGAATTCTCACAGCTAA
- a CDS encoding multidrug transporter → MIIGAFLILTWLVLLLRYPAKALPISLAAVGGLGLVALFVAWQDTREATQLARLDLRLSYNPDQCPADRTLQVRMKNGNKAPLTELRWRVAAYAPGDTVNLAESTYNAPRYRGPGDLQPGVEWKDCLPLPPLRSGYRPQTLEFRAEHLQGTFAN, encoded by the coding sequence ATGATCATCGGTGCCTTCCTCATCCTCACCTGGCTGGTGCTGCTGTTGCGGTACCCGGCCAAGGCCCTGCCAATCTCGCTGGCGGCGGTAGGCGGCCTGGGCCTGGTTGCCCTGTTCGTGGCCTGGCAAGACACCCGCGAAGCCACGCAACTGGCGCGCCTGGATCTGCGCCTGAGCTACAACCCCGACCAATGCCCTGCCGACCGCACCCTGCAGGTGCGCATGAAAAACGGCAACAAGGCCCCGCTGACCGAACTGCGCTGGCGCGTTGCGGCCTATGCGCCGGGCGACACCGTGAACCTGGCCGAGAGCACCTACAACGCACCACGCTACCGAGGGCCGGGCGACTTGCAGCCGGGGGTTGAGTGGAAGGACTGCCTGCCATTGCCGCCGCTGCGCTCCGGCTACCGCCCGCAAACCCTGGAATTTCGTGCCGAGCACCTGCAAGGCACATTCGCCAATTAA
- a CDS encoding SDR family oxidoreductase, which produces MPTVLITGCSSGIGRALADAFRDAGHHVWATARKPEDVEQLTAAGYTARQLDVNDSEALTRLADELQTLDILINNAGYGAMGPLLDGGVDALRQQFETNVFAVVGVTRALFPLLRRSRGTVVNIGSVSGVLVTPFAGAYCASKAAVHALSDALRLELAPFGVQVMEVQPGAIDTQFANNAQRQAEQVLAADSAWWPLREHVQARARASQDRPTSAAVFARGVLGAVGKTPMPAVVRLGNGSTTLPLMARLLPRRLLDWALRKRFGLLRPL; this is translated from the coding sequence ATGCCCACCGTTCTGATCACCGGTTGCTCCAGCGGCATCGGCCGCGCCTTGGCCGACGCCTTCCGCGATGCCGGGCACCATGTCTGGGCCACCGCCCGCAAGCCTGAAGATGTCGAGCAACTGACTGCCGCCGGCTACACCGCCCGGCAGCTGGATGTGAATGACAGCGAAGCCCTGACCCGCCTGGCCGATGAGCTGCAAACCCTCGATATCCTCATCAACAACGCCGGTTACGGCGCCATGGGGCCGCTGCTTGATGGTGGTGTGGATGCGTTGCGCCAGCAGTTCGAAACCAACGTGTTCGCCGTGGTCGGCGTTACCCGCGCGCTGTTCCCGCTGTTGCGCCGTTCACGAGGAACGGTGGTGAACATCGGCAGCGTTTCCGGCGTACTGGTCACGCCATTCGCCGGCGCCTACTGCGCCTCCAAAGCCGCCGTGCATGCGCTGAGCGATGCCTTGCGCCTGGAACTGGCGCCATTTGGTGTGCAGGTGATGGAAGTGCAGCCGGGGGCGATTGACACCCAGTTCGCCAACAACGCCCAGCGCCAGGCTGAGCAGGTACTGGCGGCGGATTCGGCGTGGTGGCCGTTGCGCGAGCATGTGCAGGCACGTGCACGGGCTTCGCAGGACAGGCCGACTTCCGCGGCGGTGTTTGCCCGTGGGGTGCTGGGGGCTGTCGGCAAGACACCGATGCCGGCGGTGGTGCGGTTGGGTAATGGCAGTACTACGTTGCCACTGATGGCCCGCTTGCTGCCGCGACGGTTACTGGATTGGGCGCTGCGCAAACGCTTTGGGCTCCTGCGCCCTCTCTGA